Proteins from a single region of Sediminitomix flava:
- a CDS encoding T9SS type A sorting domain-containing protein, with translation MKLHLPSGLLVCCLFLLSIGLSTPSIAQIPDCRDSNDPNLNTVFDEDYRSIEFIFDVSMNSFPDISDFLVDFPEFELKNAEASDPDTLVGLWTGGNDIPVLSNYNLHISCSDDFPNGYSENASRFPNEMAGHPSVISWRIFEYEIDGDDCELVDVCDNQPINCPVAGDNNTNTTFTDEYTSVEFIFATPLPDISAFLNANPTFELKNAVPSDPDTLLGTWNGGNNIPVLPDFNIHISCSEDFEGGYASGDDRFPNEDAGHPQLTMYKIFEYERSNNGICELTDICDNAPLNCPDTDDPNVNTIYSDEYRSIVFIFKTAELTSAIENSFTSNLDNVMITRVDGTGQPNALGDSVEVKGIWGGDNNLPINDGTSDYNLHLSCSEDFEDEGYSTDSDRFPNKNGVNHPAVANYMIFKYKEDGDGLCELNKECSNITDPLEVLNCPVDGDNNVNTSFVDEYYSIEFIFDDSDSEFTQDIQDSFEAQLENEMIIRIDGNGNQDPMGDSILVKGVWDDGNDLPINDGTSDYNLHLSCSEDFDGGFSDNDDRFPQEDEDHPPVLMYKIFKYTSDKDGNCELDKTCDNAPLNCPVDGDENVNTIYTEEYFSIKFIFDDTNGEFTTDIENSFSNQLDNVMITRVDGEGNPDIMGDSVEVKGIWGGGNDLPINDGDDDYNLHLSCSDDFPDGYSDSDGRFPNQDAGHPKVTMYEIYEYQRDKDGNCELKKSCDNIPLLCPETNDPNPAQNIAEDKYLSVFVKFNTSLANLDQDIIDSFTAEGFSVTQDPGNVNLTIVQGTTTKKKFDVDGEEFEYECGKDNFETGYSFDGKFPIQGTHPQINIINVWEYEDKGDGIVKVKQCEIDCLTPDDLNDPNDDLNDGFVEDFHTDESINEYRSYEMAFENEFGFITLVTGTIQSGNDVVVDDSLSTTPIHISCSDPFTDGYGTKGGPIQANGDQKLVYFKFWKYKRESNGACKIEVCRECEEQTPPPSGPPMPSELISFYAKEMDLGVVLNWETASEINSSYFEVQHSHDGINFKNIGIEEASGSSEIIRAYDFLHTEPVMGINFYRLKKVDLDGSYEYSTVYALRVNETFKNLLLYPVPTSSKVSVKNLRLKTKSEVQVVIYNNLGMPVMNAIIAPNSSEIDTSLLPDGTYSIQLNYGHKQETLRMVKQASMKK, from the coding sequence ATGAAACTTCATTTACCATCAGGCTTATTAGTCTGTTGCCTCTTCCTGCTCTCAATCGGACTGAGCACTCCTTCAATTGCTCAAATTCCTGATTGTAGAGATAGCAACGATCCAAACTTGAATACCGTATTTGATGAAGATTATAGAAGTATCGAATTCATCTTTGATGTCAGTATGAATTCCTTTCCAGATATTTCTGACTTTCTCGTAGATTTCCCAGAATTTGAATTAAAAAATGCTGAAGCAAGTGATCCAGACACATTGGTAGGTCTCTGGACGGGTGGAAATGATATTCCAGTACTTTCAAATTATAACTTACATATTTCCTGTTCTGATGATTTCCCTAATGGTTACTCAGAAAATGCAAGCCGATTTCCAAATGAAATGGCTGGACATCCTTCCGTAATTTCTTGGAGAATATTCGAATATGAAATTGATGGAGACGATTGTGAACTTGTCGATGTATGTGATAATCAACCGATCAATTGCCCTGTAGCTGGTGATAACAATACCAACACAACTTTTACTGATGAATACACTAGTGTTGAATTTATCTTTGCAACACCTTTACCAGACATCAGTGCGTTCCTTAATGCTAATCCTACTTTTGAACTGAAAAATGCAGTTCCAAGTGACCCCGATACTTTATTAGGAACTTGGAATGGAGGAAATAATATTCCTGTACTCCCTGATTTCAATATTCACATCTCTTGTTCTGAAGACTTTGAGGGAGGATATGCCAGTGGAGATGATCGTTTTCCAAATGAAGATGCAGGACACCCACAACTTACGATGTACAAAATCTTTGAGTATGAAAGGTCAAATAATGGTATTTGTGAATTGACTGATATTTGTGACAATGCACCTCTAAATTGCCCAGACACTGATGATCCAAATGTTAATACAATCTATTCAGATGAGTATAGAAGTATTGTCTTTATATTTAAAACAGCAGAATTGACATCGGCAATTGAAAATAGCTTCACGTCCAATCTAGATAATGTAATGATTACAAGAGTAGATGGAACAGGCCAACCAAATGCACTAGGAGATTCAGTAGAGGTAAAAGGAATTTGGGGTGGAGATAATAATTTACCAATTAATGATGGCACATCCGATTACAATCTGCACCTATCTTGTTCAGAAGACTTTGAAGATGAAGGATACAGTACAGATAGTGATCGCTTTCCAAATAAGAATGGCGTGAATCATCCTGCCGTAGCGAACTACATGATCTTCAAGTATAAAGAAGATGGTGATGGTTTATGTGAATTAAATAAGGAATGCTCCAACATAACAGACCCTTTAGAGGTATTAAATTGTCCTGTTGATGGCGATAATAATGTCAATACAAGTTTTGTAGATGAGTATTACAGTATTGAATTTATTTTTGACGATTCAGACAGCGAATTCACTCAAGATATACAAGATTCTTTCGAGGCTCAACTTGAAAATGAGATGATCATCAGAATTGATGGAAATGGAAATCAAGACCCTATGGGCGATTCTATTCTCGTCAAAGGAGTTTGGGATGATGGTAATGATTTACCAATTAATGACGGCACATCTGATTACAATCTGCACCTATCTTGCTCTGAAGATTTTGATGGAGGTTTTAGCGATAATGATGATCGTTTCCCACAAGAAGATGAAGATCACCCCCCAGTCCTGATGTATAAAATCTTTAAATATACATCTGACAAAGATGGGAATTGTGAACTAGATAAAACTTGTGACAACGCCCCATTAAATTGTCCTGTAGATGGAGACGAAAACGTAAATACCATTTACACAGAAGAATATTTTAGTATAAAATTCATCTTTGATGATACAAACGGAGAGTTCACAACTGATATAGAAAATTCTTTTTCCAATCAACTAGACAATGTCATGATTACAAGAGTTGATGGTGAAGGTAACCCAGATATAATGGGAGATTCAGTAGAAGTAAAAGGAATTTGGGGAGGTGGAAATGATTTACCGATTAACGACGGTGATGATGACTATAACCTACATTTGTCTTGTTCTGATGACTTCCCTGACGGATATAGTGACTCAGACGGTCGTTTCCCAAATCAAGATGCTGGACACCCAAAAGTGACAATGTATGAAATCTATGAATACCAAAGAGATAAAGATGGAAATTGTGAACTGAAAAAATCTTGCGATAATATTCCATTACTCTGCCCTGAGACCAATGATCCTAACCCCGCACAAAATATAGCAGAAGACAAGTACCTTAGTGTTTTTGTAAAATTCAACACATCACTAGCAAACCTAGATCAAGACATCATCGATAGTTTTACTGCGGAAGGATTTAGTGTAACTCAAGACCCTGGAAATGTCAACCTCACAATCGTTCAAGGAACGACTACAAAGAAAAAGTTTGATGTAGATGGAGAAGAGTTTGAGTATGAATGTGGTAAAGATAATTTCGAAACAGGTTACAGTTTTGATGGAAAGTTCCCTATTCAAGGTACTCATCCCCAAATAAACATCATAAATGTTTGGGAGTATGAAGATAAAGGAGACGGAATTGTTAAAGTCAAACAATGTGAAATTGATTGCTTGACACCAGACGACCTAAATGACCCTAATGATGACCTAAATGATGGTTTTGTAGAAGATTTTCATACCGACGAGTCTATCAATGAATATAGAAGTTATGAAATGGCATTTGAGAATGAATTCGGATTTATAACTCTAGTCACAGGTACAATTCAGAGTGGAAATGATGTAGTTGTTGATGACTCTTTAAGTACTACACCTATTCATATCTCTTGTTCAGACCCATTTACGGACGGCTACGGTACGAAAGGAGGCCCTATTCAAGCTAATGGAGATCAAAAGTTAGTCTATTTCAAGTTCTGGAAATATAAAAGAGAAAGTAATGGAGCTTGTAAAATAGAAGTTTGTCGTGAGTGTGAAGAACAAACACCTCCACCAAGTGGCCCTCCTATGCCTAGCGAACTGATCAGCTTTTATGCAAAAGAAATGGATTTAGGTGTTGTATTAAATTGGGAGACGGCAAGTGAAATCAATAGCTCATACTTTGAAGTTCAGCATAGTCATGATGGTATAAACTTTAAAAATATCGGAATTGAGGAGGCTAGTGGTTCTAGTGAGATAATAAGAGCTTATGACTTCTTACATACAGAACCTGTTATGGGAATCAATTTCTATCGATTAAAGAAAGTTGACTTAGATGGAAGCTATGAATATTCAACTGTTTACGCCTTGAGGGTAAATGAAACTTTTAAAAACTTACTGCTATACCCTGTACCTACTTCTAGTAAAGTTTCGGTTAAAAACCTCAGGCTAAAAACTAAAAGTGAAGTACAAGTCGTCATCTATAACAACTTAGGAATGCCTGTTATGAATGCTATTATTGCGCCTAATTCAAGCGAGATAGATACATCTCTACTTCCTGATGGAACATATTCAATACAATTAAACTATGGACATAAACAGGAAACACTTAGAATGGTTAAACAGGCCTCAATGAAAAAATAA
- a CDS encoding PspC domain-containing protein — MTKLTKSYTDKKIFGVCGGLAKYFNVDATLIRIGFAAALIVGFGSPLLIYVLMGLLMPDEEYF; from the coding sequence ATGACAAAACTTACTAAATCTTATACCGATAAAAAAATATTTGGAGTTTGTGGTGGGTTAGCAAAGTATTTCAACGTGGATGCAACGCTTATTAGAATCGGTTTTGCGGCTGCATTAATCGTTGGATTTGGCTCTCCGTTATTAATCTATGTTTTGATGGGCCTATTGATGCCAGATGAAGAATACTTTTAA
- a CDS encoding tetratricopeptide repeat protein — protein MRKIYSVFVLLGIVLFSCGPSSEDYFKQAQAKLNNGAFKEANSLLDEAIKIDSSEPKYYLAKGASLFSLHEYNKALGCFDKALALDSTNYKPFFNIGNIHRVNNNPKAAFDAYTKAIQLNSEVSDIYLNRALSAVDLGENKQAIIDFNQAQVLNPKDLRVLYYKGKTQMALMQFKEAINSFDAYLNLDKTNPEVYYFLAGCKTALSGNADDEVCSLLKTAAEMGYPLAADDFSEHCQ, from the coding sequence GTGCTTTTAGGAATTGTTTTATTTTCATGTGGTCCTTCATCTGAAGATTACTTCAAGCAAGCACAAGCTAAACTAAACAATGGAGCCTTTAAAGAAGCTAATTCTTTATTAGATGAAGCCATCAAAATTGACAGCTCGGAACCTAAATACTATTTAGCGAAAGGAGCATCTCTTTTTAGTCTTCATGAATACAATAAAGCCTTAGGCTGTTTTGATAAAGCTTTAGCTTTGGATAGTACGAACTACAAGCCATTCTTTAATATTGGAAATATCCACAGAGTAAATAATAATCCTAAAGCAGCATTTGATGCCTATACAAAAGCCATTCAACTAAATTCAGAAGTTTCAGATATTTATCTGAATAGAGCTTTATCTGCCGTTGATTTAGGAGAGAACAAGCAAGCAATTATAGACTTTAATCAAGCTCAAGTGCTTAACCCTAAAGATCTAAGAGTATTATACTATAAGGGAAAAACACAAATGGCTTTGATGCAATTTAAAGAGGCTATCAATAGCTTTGATGCTTACCTAAATTTGGATAAAACCAATCCTGAGGTATACTATTTCTTAGCAGGTTGTAAGACCGCTTTATCAGGAAATGCTGATGATGAGGTCTGTAGTTTACTAAAAACTGCTGCAGAAATGGGATATCCTTTAGCTGCGGATGATTTTAGTGAACATTGTCAATAG